The Ralstonia pickettii DTP0602 genome segment GTGGAAAGCAATGCGTTGGAAGTCCATATCCACCACCTGCGCCGCAAGATCCACCCCAAGATCGTGCGCACCTTCCGCGGCGCCGGCTACACGCTGGGTGCGGCGGAGGATTGCGTATGACGCTGCAGCGCCGCCTGATCCTTGCGGTCCTGATCGCGGCGCCGGTGGTGTGGCTGCTGACCATCGGCATGACCTATGTGCGCGCCCGGCACGAGATCAACGAGCTCTATGACACCGACATGGTGCGCATGGCGCTGCAGATGCATTCGGTGGTGCCGCTGGTCGATGTCGCCGCCGCGCCGTCGCGCACCAGGCTGCCCCAACTGGTGGAGGGTGACCAGGGCGATGCCGGCCTGGGCGATCTCGCCATCGCCGCCTGGCTGCCGGACGGCAAGCCGCTGCATATCGATCCCGAGGGCGACCTGCTGCCGCGCGCCCCGGGCGTGAAGGGCTTCACCGATATCACCATCAACAAGGAACCGTGGCGGCTGTACTACCTCGCCGACCCCGATACCGGCTGGCGCGTCTGCGTCGGCCAGCAGCTCGGAGAGCGCAATGAGCTGATCCTGTCCTATATCGCCGCGCAGGTGCTGCCGTGGGCCGCCGGCCTGCCGGTGCTGATCGGGCTGCTGATCTGGTTCATGCGGCGCGCATTGGCGCCGGTGCGGGCGCTGTCGGCGGATATCGAAGGCCGCACGCCTGAGGACCGCCGGCCGCTCAGCCTGGAGGCCGTGCCCGGCGAACTGGTGCCGCTGGTCCATGCGACCAACCGGCTGCTGGCGCGCGTGTCCGACTCGATCGAACACGAACGGCGCCTGACCGCCGACGCGGCCCATGAGATGCGCACGCCGCTGGCCGCGCTCAAGGCGCAATGGGAGATCGCCGAGCGTTCGCCCGACGAGACCGAGCGCGCCCAGGCACGCGCCAACGTGGCCGCAGGCATCGACCGTATCGGGCGGCTGGTGTCGCAGTTGCTGACGTTGAGCCGGCTGGAAGATGCTTCCGGCCTGCCGTCGCGCCAGCCGGTGAACTGGGTGCCGGTCGCGCAGCAGGCGCTGTCCGACTGCCTCGGGCTGGCCCGGCAGAAGCAGGTCGACGTGGAACTGGAATGGCCCGGCGCGGGACGGGCGCCATTGCCAATCGCGGGCGATGCCAACTTGCTGTCGCTGATGCTGCGCAACCTGCTCGACAACGCCATCCGCTACAGTCCGCCAGACGCGCTGGTGACGATCGATTTCCAGCCGGATGGCATCACCGTGCGCGACCAGGGGCCGGGCGTGGCGCCGGATCTGCTGGCCCGGCTGGGCGACCGCTTCTTCCGCGGCGGCAACGGGCAGCGCGAGCACGGGCACGGGCTTGGCATTTCCATCGCGCAGCGCGTGGCGCGGTTGCATGGGCTCGAGATCGCGTTTGCGAACCGCTCCGATGGGGCGGGCAAGGGCCTGGCAGTGCGGATTGTGCGCAGCGCCTGAAGCCAAAAACGCCCCGCACGGCTTCCCGTGCGAGGCGTCCTGCCATGCTCTCGCGGTTCAGCGCTTGAGCTTGGCAAAGGCCGCGGCCATCGCGCCCGCCGGCTCCTGCTCGCGGCGGCCGCCGTTGGAGCCCTTGCCGCCATTGCGCTGGCCACCACGATCGCCACGGTCGCCGCCGGCGCGTGCCGGGGTCTGGCCCGGCTCGTCGTCCAGCCGCATCGACAGGCCGATGCGGTTGCGCTTGACGTCGACCTCCATCACCTTGACCTTGACGATCTGGCCGGCCTTGACCACCTCGTGCGCATCCTTGACGAACTTGTTCGACAGCGCCGAGATATGGACCAGCCCGTCCTGGTGCACGCCGATATCGACAAACGCGCCAAAGGCCGCCACGTTGGTGACCACGCCTTCCAGCACCATGCCGGGCTGCAAGTCCTTCACGTCTTCCACGCCTTCCTGGAAGGTCGCGGTCTTGAACTCGGGACGCGGGTCGCGGCCGGGCTTTTCCAGTTCGGACAGGATGTCGCGCACGGTCGGCAGGCCGAACGATTCGTCGGTGAACTTTTCCGGCGGCAGGCCGCGCAGCGCGTCGCGGTTGCCCATCACGTCGCGCAGGCCCTTCTTGATGTGCTCCAGGATGCGCTGCACCACCGGATAGGCTTCCGGGTGCACCGACGAGCGATCCAGCGGGTTATCGCCGTCGTTGATGCGCAGGAAGCCGGCGGCCTGCTCGAACGTCTTGTCGCCCAGGCGCGGCACCTTCTTCAGCGCAACGCGGTTGGGGAAGGCGCCGTTGGCATCGCGGAACTCGACGATATTGCGCGCCAGCACCGTGTTCAGGCCCGACACGCGCGCCAGCAGCGGTGCGGAGGCGGTATTGACGTCGACGCCCACCGCGTTCACGCAGTCCTCGACCACGGCGTCGAGCGCGCGCGCCAGCTCGCGCTGGTTGACGTCATGCTGGTACTGGCCCACGCCGATCGACTTGGGATCGATCTTGACCAGCTCGGCCAGTGGGTCCTGCAGGCGGCGCGCGATCGACACGGCGCCGCGCAGCGACACGTCCAGGTCCGGGAATTCCTTGGCGGCCAGCTCCGAGGCGGAGTAGACCGAGGCGCCGGCCTCGCTGACCACGATCTTGGTCAGCTTGAGCTCGGGCATCTGCTTCATCAGGTCCTGTACCAGCTTGTCGGTCTCGCGGCTGGCGGTGCCGTTGCCGATCGACACCAGCGCCACGTTGTGCTGCTTCGCGAGGCGCGCCAGCGTGGCGAGCGAGCCGTTCCAGTCACGGCGCGGCTCGTGCGGGTAGATGGTGGCGGTGTCCAGCAGCTTGCCGGTGCTGTCGACCACGGCGATCTTGCAGCCGGTGCGGATGCCGGGGTCGACGCCCATCACCGACTTGGGACCGGCCGGCGCGGCCAGCAGCAGTTCATGCAGGTTGCGGCCGAACACCTTGATGGCTTCGCCTTCGGCGGTTTCGCGCAGCTGGGTCAGCAGTTCGGTTTCCAGGTGCGGCTGCACCTTGACGCGCCAGCACCAGCGGCATACGTCGCCCAGCCACTTGTCGGCCGGGCGGCCCAGGTTCTGGATGCCGACGTGGCGCGCGATCATGCCTTCGCACGAGTGCGGAACCATCGCGTCCTGTTCTTCGCCCAGCCCCAGCTTGACCATCAGCACGCCCGCATTGCGGCCGCGGAACAGCGCCAGCGCGCGGTGCGAGGGTACGGTGCGGATGGTTTCGCTGTAGGCGTAGTAGTCGCGGAACTTCTCTTCCTCGGCGGTTTCCTTGCCTTCCATCACGGTTGACGCGACCACGCCGTTGGTCCACAGGTGTTCGCGCAGCTTGCCGAGCAGTTCGGCGGTCTCGCCGAACTGTTCCGACAGGATGTCGCGCGCGCCGTCCAGCGCGGCCTTCACGTCGGGCACGCCGCCGTCGGCGGTCGGGTTGCCGTTGACGTACTTGGCGGCTTCGGTCTGCGGGTCCAGCGTGGGATCGGCCAGCAGGGTCTGCGCCAGCGGCTCCAGCCCGCATTCGCGCGCGATCTGGGCGCGCGTGCGGCGCTTGGGCTTGTAGGGCAGGTAGAGGTCTTCCAGCGTCTGCTTGGTTTCAGCGGCCTCGATGGCGGCCTGCAGTTCTGGCGTGAGCTTGCCTTGCTCCTGGATCGACGCCAGGATGGCCGCGCGGCGGTCTTCCATGTCGCGCAGGTAGAGCAGGCGCTCTTCCAGGTTGCGCAACTGCGTGTCATCCAGGTTGCCGGTCACTTCCTTGCGGTAGCGGGCGATGAAGGGGACGGTGGCACCTTCGTCGAGCAGCGCCACGGCGGCCGCGACCTGGCGGGGCTGGACGGACAGCTCGGCCGCGATGAGCGACACAATCTTTTGCGAGACGGATGCGGGCAGGTTGGACATCGGGAACGCGGCGGGAAACGCAGTCAGTCGAAAGCGGGGCATTTTGCCACAAGCGCGCGGCGGCTCATCACGCGGGTGCAGCATGCAGGTGCGGCGGGCGGGTGCGGCGGGCGGCGCCGCGCGCACGTCCGATCCGCGCCGGGGGGCGCGCGGTGCGGCCGGCGCTATGCCCCGCAGGGGCCCCGCGCAGTGCCCCGAGGTGGCCGCGGAGGCAGGCCGGCACGCGGCCCGGATGCTAGAATCCCGTCATGATCGTCAAGCCCCGTCCGGCCGCCGCCAAGGCCACATCGCCGGCCGCCTCCGAGGCGGCCATCCTGGCCATGCCCACGCTCGCCAACGTGCCCCGAACCTTCCCGTCCCATGCCCGCATCGCCTTGCCAGCGCTGGTCGTGGCCGCCTGCGCCGCGCTGATGCCGGTGCGCGAGGTGCTCGCGCAGGCGCCGGCCCCGGCCGCCGCGCCGGTGGCTGGCGCCGGCGCCACCCGCGACTTCGCCGCCGAACGCAAGGCCATCGGCGATTCGCGTGCCTGGACCAACTATCGCTTTGCCGCCGCCGAGCACGAGTGCTACGGCAAGTTCTTCGTCAACCGCTGCATCGACCAGGCCAAGGAAATCCAGCGTGGGGAGCTGCAGGTGCTGCGCACGCGCGAGCTGGAAGTCGGCGAGGCCGAGCGCGCCCACCGTGCCGCCGAGCGCGACCGCGAACAGGCGCTGCGCCGTGCCGAGTTCGAGGCCAGCCAGCCGAAGCGCGCCGCCAGCGAGCAGTCCAGCCGCGAAGCCTTCGAAAAGAAGCAGCAGGAGCAGCAGCTGCGCGATGCGCAACGCCAGGGCGAAGCGCCGCAGCGTGCCGCCAACGCGCAGGCATATCAGCAGAAGCAGTCTGACGCCCGCATGAAAGAGGCGCAGCAGAAGGGCGCTGCGCAGGCCCAGCAGCGCCAGGAGAACGTGAAGGCGTACGAGGCCAAGCAGCGCGACCTGGAACAGCGCCAGAAGGAGCTGGAAGAGCGTCGCGCCAAGGCGAAGGAGCAGCAGAACCCGGCGTCGGCACCGCGCCCGTTCGGCTTCTGAGGCGGCGGTACGTGACTGCGCACCGGAGGCGCATATGGACAGCAACCTGAACACCCTCGAACGGCGCATCATGGAGTTGCAGATCGAGCATCGCGACCTGGACTTCCTGATCGACCGGCTGGCCAGCGACGCAGTCCATGACGAACTGCAGCTACGCCGGCTGAAGAAGCGCCGGCTCAAGCTGAAGGACGCCATCACGCTGCTGCAGCTGCAGCTCGAACCCGACGTGCCGGCCTGAGCGCAGCCGCGCTCGCCGCACCGATCGCCGCCGGCCTTGTCCGGCGGCCTACATAATTCCCCCCCCAAGCCTTGTCCGACCTTCCCGATTCCCCTGAGCTGTCCGATGCCGTCGAAGTGACCGACGCCGAGGCGCCCGCACACGCCGCGCCCGCCGACGCCACCGCCAGCCGCGGCGCCGAACTGGGCACCATCTTTGCCGATACCGGCACGCTGGCGCAGGCCATCCCTGGCTACCGCCCGCGCGCCGCGCAGCACAAGATGGCCGAGGCCGTCGCCGGCGCGATCGCAGAGAGCGACACCGTGATCGTCGAGGCCGGTACCGGCACCGGCAAGACCTACGCCTACCTGGTGCCGGCAATGCTGTGGGGCGGCAAGGTGATCCTCTCCACCGGCACCAAAAACCTGCAGGACCAGCTGTTCCTGCGCGACATCCCCACGGTGCGCCATGCGCTGAACGTACCGGTGTCGGTGGCGCTGCTCAAGGGCCGCGCCAACTACGTCTGCCACTACCACCTGGAACGAGCACAGGCCAACGGGCGCCTGGCGTCGCGCCAGGATGCGGCGTGGCTGCGGGATATCGGCCGCTTCGTCAAGGAAACCTCGACCGGCGACAAGGCCGAGCTGGCGTCCGTGCCGGAGAACGCGCCGGTCTGGCAGATGGTAACGTCCACGCGCGACAACTGCCTGGGCTCGGAGTGCCCGTTCTACAAAGACTGCTTCGTGATGCGCGCGCGCAAGGAAGCGCAGCAGGCCGACGTGGTGGTGGTCAACCACCACCTGTTCTTTGCCGACGTGGTGCTGCGCGATACCGGCATGGCGGAGCTGCTGCCGGCGGCCAACACCGTGATCTTCGACGAAGCCCACCAGCTGCCCGAGACCGCGACGCTGTTCTTCGGCGAGACGCTGTCGACCAGCCAGCTGCTCGAGCTTGCGCGCGATACCGTGGCCGAGGGCCTGTCGCATGCGCGCGATGCGGTGGACTGGGTGCAGCTTGGCGCGCCGCTGGAACGCGCCGCGCGCGACCTGCGCCTCGCCTTCACCAAGGACAACGCGCGCCTGGCGCTCGGCCAGATCGAGGCCGACCGCCGCATCGCCGAGCCCTTCAACGAAACGCTGGATGCGCTGGACGAGGCACTGTCAGACTTCGTCGAGATGCTGGAAAGCCAGGCCGAGCGCGCCGAGTCGCTGCAGCAATGCCACCGCCGTGCGCTGGAACTGGCCAACAAGCTGGCTGCGTGGCGCAGCGAAGCCGCGGCCGCCCCGGCGCCGCAAGCGGCCGAGGGAGAGGGAGAGGCCGCGGCAGTCCCTGCGGTCCCTGCCGGCCCCGAGACGGTGCGCTGGGTCGAGGTGTTCTCGCATACCGTGCAGCTGCACCGCACGCCGCTTTCGATCGCGCCGATCTTCACGCGCCAGCGCGACGGCCAGCCGCGCGCGTGGGTCTTTACCTCGGCCACGCTGTCGGTGAAGGGCAATTTCACCCACTACGCCGCGCAGCTGGGGCTCGACAAGGACCGCTCGCTGACGCTGCCCAGCCCCTTCGACTATGCGAAACAAGGCCTGCTGTACGTGCCGCGCGACATGCCGGCGCCGCAATCGCCGCAGTTCACCGATGCGGTGGTGCAGGCCGCGCTGCCGCTGATCGAGGCTGCCGGCGGGCGCACCTTCCTGCTGTGCACCACGCTGCGCGCGGTGCAGCGCGCCTCGGACCTGCTCTACGACGCCTTTGCCGAGCGCGGCCTGAACCTGCCGCTGCTGGTGCAGGGCCAGGCCAGCCGCACCGAACTACTGGATCGCTTCCGCGAGCTGGGCAATGCGGTGCTGGTCGGCAGCCAGAGCTTCTGGGAGGGCGTGGACGTGCGCGGCGAGGCGCTGTCGCTGGTGATCATCGACAAGCTGCCATTCGCGCCGCCTGACGACCCGGTGCTGGCCGCGCGCATGGAAGTGCTGCAGAAGAAGGGCCTGAGCCCGTTCGCCGTGCACCAGCTGCCGCATGCGGTGATCACGCTCAAGCAGGGGGCGGGGCGGCTGATCCGCTCGGAGTCGGACCGCGGCGTGCTGGCGATCTTCGATACGCGGCTGGTGGAAAAGCCCTATGGCCGCCAGATCTGGCAGAGCCTGCCGCCGTTCACACGCACGCGCGAAGCGGCGACGGTGGTGCGTTTCCTGGAGTCGTTGCGCGGGGCGGAGACAGCCCGGGCTGGTGCCGAGACTGAAACCGGCGGCGAGGACGCGCCAGAGGAATGACGGCTTTGGTGCCCTGAGGGCGAGGCACAAACAAAAACGGGACGGTCTTGCGACACGTCCCGTTTTTTCATGGCCGCTGGCCGGCAAGCCTCAGAAGACTTCCCACCAGGACTTGTCCTTGCGGCGCTCGCCGTACTTGATGAAGTCGCTGTTGGGGAAATTGTGCTCCATCACGCGGGCGGTATCGTCGCGCAGGTCTTTCATGCCCATCGCGTCATACGAGCGGATCATGATGTACAGCGCTTCTTCGTTGGCCGGTGCGCCGTCGTATTCCTTGAGCGACTGCTGGGCGCGGTTGACCGCAGCAAGGTAGGCACCGCGCTTGTAATAGTACCGCGCGGCATGGACCTCGTGCTGGGCCAGCGAGTTGACGATGTACTGCATGCGCAGCGCGGCGTCGGGCGTGTACTTGCTGTCCGGATACTTTGTGACCAGCGTGTTGAACGCGTCGTAGGCGGCACGCGCGGCCTTGGGGTCGCGCTCGCTCAGGTCCTGGCCGGAGAAGCGGCCCAGCCAGCCCAGGTTGTCGTTGAAGTTGATCAGGCCCTTCAGGTAGTAGGCGTAATCGATATTGGGGTGGTTCGGGTGCAGCTGGATAAAGCGGTCGATGGCTGCCAGCGCGGCCGCGGTCTCGCCGTCCTTGTAGTTGGCGTAGGCGGTATCGATCTGTGCCTGCTGCGCGTAGCGGCCGAACGGATAGCGGCCCTCGAGCTTTTCATACAGCTTGACGGCGCGCGTGTAGTCGCCGCCATCCAGTGCGTCCTTGGCTTCCGAATATAATTTGTTGGCCGACCAGCCGGCGGTTTCGTCGGGCTGGTCCGCTAGCAGGCCGCATGCTGACAGCATGACGCAGCCGCCTGCGAGCAGAACCGCTCCAATTGTCGTGCGCCAGCGCGCGCGTTTCATGCTCTGCAATTGCATGGGCAATCGTATCCCGGATGAAGAAAAATAGCGTCAAGCATTATAGCCCAAGCCCCCAGCCCCAAGCCGACCCGGCAGATGGCGTGGGAGGACTCCCCCCGGAAAGGGTGCGCGCAGCCGCGTCCCTGGCCGATCCCGAGGAATTCGAAGACCTCGCCGAAGGCGCGCCGGCGAGTGCCGCGCCTGGCGCCGAAGCGGGCGTGACCCTGTCGCTGGAGGTGGACAGTGCCGCGCATGGCGAGCGGCTCGATAAATTGCTGGCGCGTCACTTTAGCGAGTTTTCGCGCAGCCGCCTGCAGCAGTGGATCGAAAGCGGCGCCGTGCGCGTCGATGGCCAGGTGCGCCGGCCGCGCGATGCGGTGCAGATGGGCAACCGCATCGAGGTGCAGCCGCAGGCCGCGCCGGAATCGTCGGCCTTTGCGCCCGAAGACGTGCCGCTGGACGTGGTCTATGAAGACGACACGCTGCTGGTGATCAACAAGCCTGCCGGGCTGGTGGTGCATCCCGCCGCCGGCAACTGGAGCGGCACCGTGCTCAACGGGCTGCTGCACCGCGACCCCGCCGCCACGGCGCTGCCGCGCGCGGGCATCGTGCACCGGCTCGACAAGGAGACCTCCGGCCTGATGGTGGTGGCGCGCTCGCTGACAGCGCAGACCGATCTTGTGCGCCAGCTGCAGGCGCGCACGGTCAAGCGCACGTATATCGCGCTGGTGTGGGGCCGCACCTATGACGAAGGCACCATCGACGCGCCCATCGGCCGCGACCCCCGCGAGCGCACGCGCATGGCGATCGTGCATACCGCCAGCGGCAAGCCCTCGCGCACGCATTTCCGCACGCTGGCCACGGTGCCGCTCGGGCGCGGCTTCGTGTCGATGGTGATGTGCAAGCTCGAGACCGGGCGCACGCACCAGATCCGCGTGCACTTCGAATCGATCGGCCATCCGCTGGTGGGCGACCCGGTCTACTTCCGCGCCACGCAGCGCGGCCAGCGCCCGGCGATCCGCGTGCCGTTGCCGGTGCCATATGAGCGCCAGGCGCTGCATGCGTGCAAGCTCGGGCTGGTGCATCCGGCCACCGGCCGGCACATGTCGTGGACGGCGCAGCCGCCCGACGACCTGCAGGCGCTGATCGACGCGTTGGACTTTGAAAGCGCGCAGGCGGAGGATGAGGACGAAGCCTGGGACGAGGTCTGGGAAGGCGGCGAAGCCCACTGGGAATACGCTGGCGAGGATGACGACAGTGACGACGAAGACGATGAGCGCGCCTGAGCCCGCATGGCTGGTCCCTGACTGGCCCGCGCCGGCGCGCGTGCGCGCGGTGTCGACCACGCGCCAGGGCGGCGTCAGCAAGCGGCCGTACGGCCTTGCCGGCGGTGCTCCGGGCGGCCTTAACCTCGGCACCCATGTCGGCGACGATCCGGCCGACGTGGCCCGCAATCGCGAACGGCTGGCCGCGCTACTGCCGTCGATGCCCCGATGGCTCGAACAGGTCCATGGCTGCGCGGTGGCGACGGTCGACCATGTGGTGGCACCCGGCGATCCCGTGCCGAAGGCCGACGCGAGCCTGGCGGTGGCGCCAGGCCACGTCTGCGCCGTGATGACGGCGGACTGCCTGCCCGTGCTCCTGTGCGATGCGCAGGGGACCGTGGTGGGTGCCGCGCACGCGGGCTGGCGCGGCCTGTGCAACGGCGTGATCGAGGCCACGCTGGCGCGGATGCAGGCCACCGCAGGAGGCGGTGATATGCGCTGGCTGGCCTGGCTCGGGCCAGCTATCGGCCCGGATGCCTTCGAGGTCGGGGCTGAAGTGCGCGATGCCTTCCTCGCGCAGGCGCGCCCCGATGAACAGGCCGCAGTGGCGGCTGCTTTCCGCGCCGGAGCGCCCGGCAAATACCTGGCCGACATCTACGCGCTCGCACGCACGCGGCTGGCGCGTGCCGGCTGCGCCGAGGTCTACGGCGGCGACGCATGCACCGTGGCCGATGCGGAACGCTTCTACTCCTACCGCCGCGACGGCGTGACTGGCCGCATGGCGAGCCTGGTCTGGCTCGCGGACTGATCCGGGTCCTTTTTTAGTCGTCCTTGCCCTTGGCCGCGCCGTCCGCTTGTGCCGGCGTGGCATCGCTGGCCTCGGTCGCTGCAACTGCTGCGGCCTGCGCGCGCTCGGCCGCGGCCTTGCGCCGCCGCCGGCCCGGCGTGCCCATGATGTAGAGCACCAGCGCCACCGGCGCCATGCCATACATCAGGAAGGTGGCAATTCCCGCCACCACGTTGTGCTCGGTGATCGCCATCATCAGCGCCACATAGAGCCAGCCAATGGCCACGATGTACATCAGAATTTCATCCTTCTCGCTTATGCTCGACGGCCCTGGCAGATGCGCGCGCGGCATACCGTCCGGTAGGTCGGCGAGCGCATTCGGCGCGGGACGGATTCCCGCATTGACATTGCGTACGTTGCAAGGCAACAATGGCTTCAAATGTTTCGGAATCGCTGATGATTCCCAGGTTTTTGCCGGCAAGCATACCGCATGGTGCTCCCAGCCAGAGCGCCCGCGGCAGTCGGCAAAAAGGGAGCCGCTATCGGGATGGGCGGAAAGCGCGACCGCATTTGATGTCATTGTGTGCGGCGGGCGTCTTCCGCAGGTTCCAGGGCCGATGTGCCGGCAACCCGCCCCATTCGGGGGAGGGCGAAGCCGGGTCCATCCGGATAGCATCACCCTATGCAATAGTGCCGGCCAGGGCAATGCCCGGAGCCGGTTCATACAGTGACGGCAGAGAGACAATTACATCATGGCAACCGGCAAAGGTGCGGCAGCTTCCACTCAGGAAGGCAAGTCCCAACCGTTCAAGTTCACGCCGGGGCCATTCGATCCAGCCACATGGCTGGAATGGTCCCGCCAGTGGCAGGGTACTGAAGGCAACGGCTACGCGGCCGCTCCGGGCATTCCTGGCCTGGACGCGCTGGCGGGCGTCAAGATCGAGCCAGCGCAGCTGGCCGATATCCAGAAGCGCTACATGAAGGACTTTTCGGTCCTGTGGCAGGCCATGGCCGAGGGCAAGCCCGAAGCCGCCGGACCGCTGCATGACCGGCGCTTTGCCGGCGACGCGTGGCGCAACAACATGCCGTACCGCTTCGCCGCCGCGTTCTACCTGCTCAACGCGCGTGCCATGACCGAACTGGCCGACGCCGTCGAGGCCGACGCCAAGACCAGCCAGCGCATCCGCTTCGCGATCTCGCAGTGGGTCGATGCGATGTCGCCGGCGAACTTCCTGGTCACCAATCCCGAGGCGCAGCGCTTGCTGATCGAATCCGGCGGCGAATCGCTGCGCGCCGGCGTGCGCAACATGCTGGAAGACCTGACGCGCGGCAAGATCTCGCAGACCGACGAGACCGCGTTCGAGGTCGGCCGCAATGTCGCGGTGACCGAAGGCGCGGTGGTCTACGAGAACGAGTACTTCCAGCTGCTGCAGTACAAGCCGCTGACCGACAAGGTCCATGCGCGCCCGCTGCTGCTGGTTCCGCCGTGCATCAACAAGTACTACATCCTCGACCTGCAGCCGGAAAGCTCGCTGGTGCGGCATGCGGTGGAGCAGGGGCATACGGTGTTCCTGGTGTCGTGGCGCAACCCCGATGCCAGCATGGCCGGGACTACCTGGGACGACTACATCGAGCACGCCGCCATCCGCGCCATTGAAGTCGCTCAGGACATCAGCGGCCAGGACAAGATCAATGTGCTCGGCTTCTGCGTGGGCGGCACCATCATCTCCACCGCGCTGGCGGTGATGGCCGCGCGCGGCCAGAAGCCCGCGGCCAGCCTGACGCTGCTGACCACGCTGCTGGACTTTGCCGATACTGGCATCCTCGACGTCTTTGTCGACGAGGCCCACGTGCAGCTGCGCGAAGCCACGATCGGCGGCGGCGCCGGTGGGCCGTGCTCGCTGCTGCGCGGCATCGAGCTGGCCAACACGTTCTCGTTCCTGCGCCCCAACGACCTAGTGTGGAACTACGTGGTCGACAACTACCTGAAGGGCAACACGCCGGTGCCGTTCGACCTGTTGTTCTGGAACGGCGACGCCACCAACCTGCCGGGGCCGTGGTACTGCTGGTACCTGCGCCATACCTACCTGCAGAACGAGCTCAAGGTGCCGGGCAAGCTGACGGTGTCCGACACACCGGTGGACCTCGCCAGCATCGACGTGCCGACCTATATCTACGGTTCGCGCGAGGACCATATCGTGCCGTGGACCGCCGCCTATGCCTCGACCGCGCTGCTGAAGAACAAGCTGCGCTTCGTGCTGGGTGCGTCC includes the following:
- a CDS encoding poly-beta-hydroxybutyrate polymerase (K03821: phbC, phaC; polyhydroxyalkanoate synthase [EC:2.3.1.-]), translating into MATGKGAAASTQEGKSQPFKFTPGPFDPATWLEWSRQWQGTEGNGYAAAPGIPGLDALAGVKIEPAQLADIQKRYMKDFSVLWQAMAEGKPEAAGPLHDRRFAGDAWRNNMPYRFAAAFYLLNARAMTELADAVEADAKTSQRIRFAISQWVDAMSPANFLVTNPEAQRLLIESGGESLRAGVRNMLEDLTRGKISQTDETAFEVGRNVAVTEGAVVYENEYFQLLQYKPLTDKVHARPLLLVPPCINKYYILDLQPESSLVRHAVEQGHTVFLVSWRNPDASMAGTTWDDYIEHAAIRAIEVAQDISGQDKINVLGFCVGGTIISTALAVMAARGQKPAASLTLLTTLLDFADTGILDVFVDEAHVQLREATIGGGAGGPCSLLRGIELANTFSFLRPNDLVWNYVVDNYLKGNTPVPFDLLFWNGDATNLPGPWYCWYLRHTYLQNELKVPGKLTVSDTPVDLASIDVPTYIYGSREDHIVPWTAAYASTALLKNKLRFVLGASGHIAGVINPPVKNKRSHWTNDALPESPQQWLAGATEHHGSWWPDWTAWLAGQAGAKRAAPAEYGNARHPAIEPAPGRYVKAKA
- a CDS encoding laccase (K05810: yfiH; conserved hypothetical protein), which gives rise to MSAPEPAWLVPDWPAPARVRAVSTTRQGGVSKRPYGLAGGAPGGLNLGTHVGDDPADVARNRERLAALLPSMPRWLEQVHGCAVATVDHVVAPGDPVPKADASLAVAPGHVCAVMTADCLPVLLCDAQGTVVGAAHAGWRGLCNGVIEATLARMQATAGGGDMRWLAWLGPAIGPDAFEVGAEVRDAFLAQARPDEQAAVAAAFRAGAPGKYLADIYALARTRLARAGCAEVYGGDACTVADAERFYSYRRDGVTGRMASLVWLAD